CTTTCCAAGTTAATTGTGAAACATCAACTTTTTGATTGGTTGCAATTCCTATTGCGTTAGCCGCTAACTCTTCAGTAGTATTACTATATAATACATCTTCAACTACAATACTTTTTACAGCGTCAATATAATCTTGATCATTACTACAACCAGTTAAAACTAAAGATAATGCCAAAGTAAGAAATAAAAATATTTTTTTCATAACCTGCCTCCCTTATGTGTCATAATATTATGATAGCTAGAATTTTTATAAAAGTCAACTATTTTTTAGATCAAAAAAAGGGGAAGGGTGTCGAAACTCGACACCCTTTTTGGGGATATGATATATATGAAATGGAATTACCTAAACAATTCCCATAGCATATTCAACAGCAATTGCCACAATCACAACTAAAAGTGATATTATAAATCCATGTACCATTGGAGCATGACCAGATTTTTTCATTTGTCTGAAACTTGTATTAAGACCAATGGCTCCAAGAGCTGCAATCATTAAAAATTTACTTAGCTCTTTTAAAAATTCTGATACTTGCAATGGAATAAATCCTAAACTATTTATTATAGCTAATGCTATAAATCCTAATATAAACCAAGGAAAAATAGTTAGTACATAAGATTTTGTTTGTTCTTCTTCTAAATGAATATTTTTATTTTCTTTTTGTTTTAAACGAATATTTATTATTGCAAATATTATAACTACAGGGATAATAGAAAGTGTTCTTGTAAGTTTTACCATTGTTGCAAAATCTCCAGCAGCCTCACTAAAAGCATAACCAGCAGCAACAACACTTGAAGTATCATTTACAGCAGTTCCAGCCCACAAACCATAAGCTATATCACTCATTCCTAACCATTTTCCAAATATTGGGAATAAAACTATCATAACCATATCAAATAAAAAAGTTGCTGACATTGAATAAGCTATATCTGTGTCTTCGGCATCAATGACTGGGGCTATAGCGGCG
The window above is part of the Fusobacterium perfoetens genome. Proteins encoded here:
- a CDS encoding YeiH family protein, with protein sequence MKKTYSVLPGFALALVIAFISKLIEDLLPVPLIGASVIALFIGMFINHYYQPSDYLKEGLKFTSKKILKFAIILLGASLSIGTVLHIGRMSLVIMVFTLLTCFGGGYIVGNLLGLNWKMSNLISAGTGICGGSAIAAIAPVIDAEDTDIAYSMSATFLFDMVMIVLFPIFGKWLGMSDIAYGLWAGTAVNDTSSVVAAGYAFSEAAGDFATMVKLTRTLSIIPVVIIFAIINIRLKQKENKNIHLEEEQTKSYVLTIFPWFILGFIALAIINSLGFIPLQVSEFLKELSKFLMIAALGAIGLNTSFRQMKKSGHAPMVHGFIISLLVVIVAIAVEYAMGIV